A DNA window from Chiroxiphia lanceolata isolate bChiLan1 chromosome 6, bChiLan1.pri, whole genome shotgun sequence contains the following coding sequences:
- the CCNK gene encoding LOW QUALITY PROTEIN: cyclin-K (The sequence of the model RefSeq protein was modified relative to this genomic sequence to represent the inferred CDS: inserted 1 base in 1 codon) yields the protein MKENKENSSPSVNLANLDHTKPCWYWDKKDLAHTPSQLEGLDPATEARYRREGARFIFDVGTRLGLHYDTLATGIIYFHRFYMFHSFKQFPRYVTGACCLFLAGKVEETPKKCKDIIKTARSLLNDVQFGQFGDDPKEEVMVLERILLQTIKFDLQVEHPYQFLLKYAKQLKGDKNKIQKLVQMAWTFVNDSLCTTLSLQWEPEIIAVAVMYLAGRLCKFEIQEWTSKPMYRRWWEQFVQDVPVDVLEDICHQILDLYSQGKQQMPHHTPHQLQQPPSLQSTPQAPTVQQSQQSQSSEQSQTQQQKESQQSAQQQQQQQQQTQAQQSKKPSPQSSPPRQTKRPAAVSPKEETKTAEPPPPSKISKIETSHXPIPPAHPPPERKPPLTTAVSMGEPEQSTTVDSVDMPKVQIPPPAHPAPVHQPPPLPHRPPPPPPTSYITGMSTTNSYMSGEGYQSLQSMMKTEGPTYGALPPAYGPPTHLPYHPHVYPPNPPPPVPPPPPRFFPPPNIPPPTPGYPPPPTYNPNFPPPRLPPTHAVPPHPPPGLGMPPASYPPPTVPPGGQPPVPPPIPPPGMPPVAGLGRATWMR from the exons atgaaggagaataaagaaaattccAGCCCTTCTGTAAACTTGGCAAACCTGGACCATACAAAGCCATGTTGGTACTGGGATAAGAAAGATTTGGCACATACTCCATCCCAGCTAGAAGGGCTTGATCCAGCTACTGAGGCTCGATACCGCAGGGAGGGGGCCAGATTCATATTCGATGTGGGAACACGTTTAGGGCT ACATTATGATACTCTAGCaactggaataatttatttccatcGGTTTTATATGTTTCATTCCTTCAAACAGTTTCCAAGATAT GTGACAGGAGCCTGCTGTCTCTTCCTAGCGGGAAAGGTTGAAGAAACACCTAAGAAATGTAAAGATATAATTAAAACAGCTCGTAGCTTGCTAAATGATGTACAGTTTGGGCAGTTTGGTGATGACCCAAAG GAAGAAGTGATGGTCCTTGAAAGAATCTTACTACAAACAATAAAGTTTGATTTGCAAGTGGAACATCCATACCAATTTCTTCTCAAGTATGCCAAACAACTCAAAG gagacaaaaataaaattcaaaaactGGTTCAAATGGCATGGACATTTGTCAATGACAG TCTGTGCACtaccctgtccctgcagtgggaGCCTGAGATCATAGCTGTTGCAGTTATGTACTTAGCAGGACGTTTGTGTAAGTTTGAAATACAAGAATGGACATCAAAACCAATGTACAGACGATGGTGGGAGCAATTTGTCCAAGATGTTCCTGTTGATGTTTTGGAAG ATATCTGTCATCAGATCCTGGACCTATACTcacaaggaaaacagcaaatgcCTCATCATACTCCTCACCAGTTGCAGCAGCCACCATCTCTTCAATCTACACCCCAGGCACCTACAGTACAGCAGTCCCAGCAGTCCCAGAGTTCAGAGCAATCACAGACTCAGCAGCAAAAAGAGTCGCAACAGtcagcacagcaacagcagcagcagcagcagcaaacacaagCGCAGCAATCTAAAAAACCCTCTCCCCAGTCAAGTCCTCCTAGACAGACTAAAAGACCAGCA GCTGTATCtccaaaagaagaaacaaagacagCAG AACCACCGCCACCAtctaaaatttctaaaattgaAACTTCAC CACCAATACCTCCTGCACATCCCCCTCCAg agcGCAAGCCTCCTTTGACAACTGCAGTTTCAATGGGAGAACCAGAGCAATCTACTACTGTGGACTCAGTAGATATGCCAAAGGTCCAGATTCCTCCCCCTGCTCATCCTGCCCCAGTACATCAACCTCCACCTCTGCCACATCgtcccccacccccaccccctaCCAGTTATATTACAGGGATGTCTACTACAAATTCTTACATGTCAGGGGAGGGTTATCAAAGTCTTCAGTCAATGATGAAAACAGAAGGACCAACATACGGAGCTTTGCCACCGGCCTATGGACCACCAACTCATCTACCATATCATCCTCATGTCTATCCTCCCAACCCTCCACCACCAGTTCCACCTCCTCCCCCCCGCTTCTTCCCCCCACCCAATATTCCACCTCCTACTCCTGGATATCCTCCTCCACCTACATACAATCCTAATTTCCCACCTCCAAGACTGCCTCCAACTCATGCAGTACCACCTCAtccacctccagggctgggaatgccaCCAGCTAGTTACCCCCCGCCTACTGTTCCCCCAGGTGGACAGCCACCTGTCCCACCTCCAATTCCACCACCTGGTATGCCACCTGTAGCAGGACTGGGACGTGCTACATGGATGAGATAG